Proteins encoded by one window of Vampirovibrionales bacterium:
- a CDS encoding Gfo/Idh/MocA family oxidoreductase — MLSVAVVGCGYWGPNLVRNFAEHPRVDLRAICDQSPERMTRLARRYPTARAVTDYAELLNDPTLDAIAIATPVHTHYALASQALQAGKHVLVEKPMCMTAAECLALIALADEKGLTLMVDHTFVYHGAVRRMKQLIESGDLGDILYFDSVRVNLGLFQSDINVVWDLAPHDLSIMDYLLGQTPHTLHASGACHTGSGLEDVAYLTLNFERNLIAHFHVSWLSPVKLRQMLIGGARKMIAYDDLQPMEKIRVYDKGIDLRAPSQSDEERYQTLVKYRLGDMTSPALDLTEALRVEIDHFAACVLDRQTPITDGRAGLRVVQMLEAANRSLASGLPQSLEAARV, encoded by the coding sequence ATGCTGAGCGTGGCCGTAGTGGGATGCGGGTACTGGGGGCCCAATCTGGTGCGAAACTTCGCCGAGCATCCGCGCGTCGACCTGCGCGCCATTTGCGACCAGTCGCCCGAGCGGATGACGCGTCTGGCTCGACGCTATCCGACCGCACGCGCCGTCACCGATTACGCCGAGCTGTTGAACGACCCGACGCTTGACGCTATCGCGATTGCGACGCCCGTTCATACGCACTATGCGCTGGCGAGTCAGGCCCTTCAGGCGGGCAAGCACGTTCTGGTTGAAAAACCGATGTGTATGACGGCGGCTGAATGTCTGGCCCTGATTGCGCTGGCCGACGAAAAAGGCCTGACGCTGATGGTCGATCATACCTTCGTCTACCACGGGGCCGTGCGCCGGATGAAGCAGCTTATCGAGAGCGGCGACCTGGGCGACATCCTGTATTTTGACTCGGTGCGCGTGAATCTGGGCTTGTTTCAGAGCGATATCAACGTAGTATGGGATCTTGCGCCGCATGATCTGTCGATTATGGATTACCTGCTGGGTCAGACGCCCCACACGCTGCATGCCTCGGGCGCCTGTCATACCGGAAGCGGCCTGGAAGACGTGGCCTACTTAACCCTCAACTTTGAGCGCAATCTCATCGCGCATTTCCACGTGAGCTGGCTGTCGCCGGTCAAACTGCGCCAGATGCTCATCGGCGGCGCCCGCAAGATGATCGCCTACGATGATTTGCAGCCGATGGAAAAGATCCGCGTCTACGACAAGGGCATCGATCTGCGCGCGCCCAGCCAAAGCGACGAAGAGCGCTACCAGACGCTGGTGAAATATCGTCTGGGCGATATGACCTCTCCCGCGCTGGATTTAACCGAGGCCCTGCGCGTCGAAATCGATCATTTTGCGGCCTGCGTCCTCGATCGGCAGACCCCCATTACCGACGGTCGCGCGGGTCTGCGCGTGGTCCAGATGCTGGAAGCCGCCAATCGTTCGCTGGCCTCGGGTCTGCCTCAATCGCTGGAAGCGGCGCGGGTCTGA
- a CDS encoding alpha/beta fold hydrolase → MTHALALRSGAALVSLVCIAGLLVGCGAPPAKDASKHGAKDPKAAQTTEPSAETDAGGDEDDESDASAAGAEADKKLGFTSIARLPYEEVAIPTDQPGGTLYGRLYDPFQKPESDADASDAAASGDGEEDAGPKVRYPLVILLHPLNGGYKDWGELPALLVSRGYAALTLDLRGHGKSVWRNVSWRQFAASDWAKYPQDALRAARYFDASEDYPQVDSRRVAIIGASIGANAAVLGASGDNARVRAVVTLSAGLDYKGLKTTQAMYAFKNAILMIASQDDPQAFDDTNMLYRLASGHKELLLFRNIGHGTDMLRFYPQLMKPIADWLVRELPPTPQAIPPAPDDGAEEE, encoded by the coding sequence ATGACGCACGCTCTCGCCCTTCGCTCCGGCGCCGCTCTGGTGTCGCTTGTCTGCATCGCAGGATTACTCGTCGGATGCGGCGCGCCTCCCGCCAAGGATGCCTCTAAACACGGCGCCAAAGACCCGAAAGCCGCCCAAACCACTGAGCCCAGCGCAGAAACAGACGCCGGCGGCGATGAAGATGACGAGAGCGACGCCAGCGCTGCCGGGGCTGAAGCGGACAAGAAGCTGGGGTTCACGTCAATCGCGCGCCTGCCTTACGAAGAAGTCGCCATTCCCACGGATCAGCCCGGCGGGACGCTTTACGGCCGACTCTACGACCCCTTCCAGAAGCCTGAAAGCGATGCGGACGCGTCCGACGCCGCCGCTTCGGGAGACGGCGAAGAAGACGCGGGGCCCAAGGTCCGCTATCCGCTGGTGATTCTGCTGCATCCGCTTAACGGCGGCTATAAAGATTGGGGTGAGCTGCCCGCGCTGCTGGTTTCCAGGGGCTATGCCGCCCTTACGCTCGATTTGCGCGGTCATGGCAAGAGCGTCTGGCGCAACGTCAGTTGGCGCCAGTTCGCCGCCTCCGATTGGGCCAAATATCCGCAAGACGCCCTGCGCGCGGCGCGTTATTTCGATGCCTCAGAAGATTACCCGCAGGTAGACTCTCGCAGGGTGGCGATTATTGGCGCGAGCATCGGCGCAAATGCTGCTGTGTTGGGCGCATCTGGCGACAATGCCCGCGTGCGCGCTGTCGTGACGCTATCCGCCGGACTCGATTACAAGGGCCTAAAAACCACGCAGGCGATGTACGCCTTCAAGAATGCCATCCTGATGATAGCCAGCCAGGATGATCCTCAGGCCTTTGACGATACGAATATGCTGTATCGCCTGGCTTCTGGCCATAAAGAACTGTTGTTATTCCGCAATATTGGCCACGGCACGGATATGCTGCGCTTCTATCCGCAACTGATGAAGCCGATCGCTGATTGGCTCGTCCGCGAACTGCCGCCCACGCCGCAAGCCATCCCTCCCGCTCCGGACGACGGCGCAGAGGAAGAATAA
- a CDS encoding FAD-dependent oxidoreductase, which translates to MSGVYDVAVVGDEVESVLTAVSAARFGARTALIHPRGAGNGLGGLSTRGGLCYMDITPGLWGALFAEFLTRAGVRRVALYAPAANEALVTMLHESGASVYARQAVTPRWEADDRRWRLDDPSGKGRPLFARILIDATPDADIARALKVRYTEGLGGLFGPECNFLGVTPVFQTQGVDREGLIAFEASLRQSPRAADYLAAGLPHLTPIQREELLVRPVVSPPDDDYIDILNPLIGVAFHVWRGAAASDYPQAEIAVDGFNIARLPNETLGFNGLVMRGRDLDSLLRYSRGEGRWPQGLQEALQDFERFLQDAGGFRRARVLAPQALYVRQTLNIQSRRMMTAGQALGGGVEAEDAIGAYSYWLDLRGITLAAHYPGESLAKPLFNVGLGPALALLPGGPMAGDGRFAVVGRSAGYSPLGQGAGRIIQHNALLGEAVGIAAGMMARTRARLSEAIPGEIRAVMTARGMPPAKGRAVEDAEVIAQSALLQADAEVTARLQAGV; encoded by the coding sequence GTGAGCGGAGTTTATGACGTCGCCGTCGTAGGCGACGAGGTAGAAAGCGTCCTGACCGCCGTCTCGGCGGCGCGATTTGGCGCGCGAACGGCCCTGATTCACCCGCGCGGCGCCGGGAATGGGCTGGGCGGGCTGTCCACGCGCGGCGGGCTCTGCTATATGGATATCACGCCGGGACTGTGGGGCGCGCTGTTTGCGGAGTTTCTTACGAGGGCGGGCGTTCGCCGCGTCGCGCTGTATGCGCCCGCCGCCAATGAAGCGTTGGTGACCATGCTGCACGAATCCGGGGCGTCTGTGTACGCGCGTCAGGCTGTTACGCCGCGCTGGGAAGCCGACGATCGCCGCTGGCGCCTTGATGATCCCTCCGGCAAGGGGCGGCCCCTGTTTGCGCGCATCCTGATTGATGCGACGCCCGACGCCGATATCGCCCGCGCGTTAAAAGTCCGCTATACCGAAGGGCTCGGGGGGCTTTTCGGTCCTGAATGTAATTTTCTGGGCGTAACGCCTGTGTTTCAGACGCAAGGCGTGGATCGTGAAGGACTGATCGCCTTTGAAGCCTCTCTGCGCCAGTCGCCGCGCGCCGCCGATTATCTGGCCGCAGGATTGCCGCATCTGACGCCGATACAGCGCGAAGAACTGCTTGTGCGTCCGGTGGTTTCGCCGCCCGACGACGACTATATCGATATCCTGAACCCGCTTATTGGCGTGGCGTTTCACGTATGGCGCGGCGCGGCGGCGAGCGACTATCCTCAGGCGGAAATCGCCGTCGATGGTTTTAATATCGCCCGTCTGCCCAATGAAACATTGGGATTCAATGGTCTGGTGATGCGCGGGCGCGATCTTGACAGCTTGCTGCGTTATTCGCGCGGCGAGGGGCGCTGGCCGCAAGGACTTCAAGAGGCGCTTCAGGATTTCGAGCGTTTTCTGCAAGATGCGGGCGGGTTTCGACGCGCGCGCGTCCTGGCGCCGCAAGCCCTCTACGTGCGTCAGACCCTCAATATCCAGTCGCGCCGGATGATGACGGCTGGGCAGGCGCTGGGCGGCGGCGTCGAAGCAGAGGACGCTATCGGCGCGTATAGCTACTGGCTGGACTTACGCGGCATTACGCTGGCGGCGCATTATCCCGGCGAATCGCTCGCAAAACCGCTGTTTAACGTGGGCTTGGGGCCTGCGCTGGCCTTGCTGCCTGGCGGGCCAATGGCGGGTGATGGGCGCTTCGCCGTGGTCGGGCGCTCCGCGGGGTATTCGCCTTTGGGCCAAGGCGCGGGGCGGATTATTCAGCATAATGCCTTGCTGGGAGAAGCCGTTGGCATCGCCGCCGGGATGATGGCCCGCACGCGCGCGCGCCTCAGCGAGGCCATTCCGGGCGAAATTCGCGCCGTGATGACTGCGCGAGGCATGCCCCCGGCCAAAGGTCGCGCAGTGGAAGACGCGGAGGTCATCGCTCAAAGCGCGCTGCTTCAGGCGGATGCTGAGGTCACGGCGCGCTTGCAGGCAGGCGTTTAG
- the ileS gene encoding isoleucine--tRNA ligase has product MTPSSTPASPSGVEYKDTLNLPQTTFKMKAGAAAREPEIEALWEELDVYNRAQASRDKSRKFILHDGPPYLSSDKIHIGTALNKVLKDIITRYKFQRGYYAPYVPGYDGHGLPIENAVVKSVKGGRSAITPLELRKRCREFAAKNLQGQEANFKRLGVWGDWAHPYLSIDAAFEATQVKLFAQMYEKGFAYKGLKPVYWCSDCETALADAEVDYADHTSDSIYVRFAFDDDSLTPQQALLSGAKAVIWTTTPWTLPANLALAVNASFLYVVIETEDGERLLLAKDRLDAFAQDVGLESWKICGEMDGQGLEFARARHPFMDRLAPVLCGSHVTLDAGTGVVHTAPGHGMEDYALCHDYNRKAFRDNPLPILSPLNNRGVFTEEGGERLAGMRYDKANAKVLELLRETGALLGHTPYLHSYPHCWRCHEPVIYRATEQWFIAVDKFREDALQAIRGVTWIPARGEARIASMVESRSDWCISRQRVWGVPIPVFYDDATGEILINQAIIAQLYTLFSQHTTDIWWEWTPEQLLEGLSDNDKAAIGLGKRTLRKEMDIMDVWFDSGVTHTAVVEARHEQLGHLPVELYLEGSDQHRGWFQSSLLTSVMLHGMAPYQRVLTHGFVLDGQGRKMSKSLGNVIDPNALIAQHGADVLRLWVASVDYSVDVRLGQETVQQLVEVYKKIRNTVRYMISNLYDFDPAQHTVAPEALAPLDRYILHRLQEVVSAVGESFDQYEFHRYYQALQNFCVVELSALYFDVCKDVLYCDPANSPQRRAIQTTLMTLMKTLIPMLAPVTPHLADDIWLNLPPAQQAAFTPGETPPPSVTMLPWPEVRMDAMDYGVKDAFNAFFSVKDVVNLALDAARARGDIKSSLEARVEICVSEGADLILKPLGELALPPLLLVSDARIVETPSDEADLLERQERSEIRLFGEESRRIVIQASVYRAVGSKCARCWHFCPSVGEIEGHATICQRCHEAVNA; this is encoded by the coding sequence ATGACGCCTTCTTCGACGCCCGCTTCGCCCTCCGGCGTGGAATACAAGGACACCCTGAATCTGCCCCAAACCACCTTCAAGATGAAGGCCGGGGCCGCCGCGCGCGAGCCGGAAATCGAGGCGCTGTGGGAAGAACTCGACGTCTATAATCGCGCGCAAGCCAGTCGCGATAAATCCCGCAAGTTTATTCTGCATGACGGGCCGCCGTATTTGAGTTCCGACAAGATTCACATCGGGACCGCGCTCAATAAGGTCCTAAAGGACATCATCACCCGGTATAAGTTTCAGCGCGGGTATTACGCGCCCTACGTGCCGGGCTACGACGGGCACGGGCTGCCAATCGAGAACGCCGTGGTCAAGTCCGTCAAAGGCGGTCGCAGCGCCATCACCCCGCTGGAGTTGCGCAAGCGTTGCCGGGAATTCGCCGCCAAAAACCTTCAGGGACAAGAAGCCAACTTCAAACGTCTGGGCGTCTGGGGAGACTGGGCTCATCCGTATCTCAGCATCGACGCGGCCTTTGAAGCCACACAGGTCAAGCTTTTTGCCCAGATGTACGAAAAAGGCTTCGCCTACAAGGGCCTGAAGCCGGTCTATTGGTGTTCGGACTGCGAAACCGCTCTCGCCGACGCCGAAGTCGATTACGCTGATCACACCAGCGACAGCATCTACGTGCGTTTCGCCTTCGACGACGACTCGCTGACGCCGCAACAGGCCTTACTGAGCGGCGCAAAAGCCGTTATCTGGACGACCACTCCATGGACGCTGCCCGCCAATCTGGCGCTGGCGGTGAATGCGAGTTTTCTGTATGTGGTCATTGAAACCGAGGACGGCGAACGGCTGCTGCTGGCCAAAGACCGTCTGGACGCCTTTGCGCAGGACGTCGGGCTGGAATCGTGGAAAATCTGCGGCGAAATGGATGGTCAGGGGCTGGAATTCGCCCGGGCCCGGCATCCGTTTATGGATCGCCTCGCGCCGGTGCTGTGCGGCTCGCACGTCACCCTGGACGCAGGCACCGGCGTCGTCCATACCGCGCCCGGCCACGGGATGGAAGACTACGCCCTGTGTCACGACTATAACCGCAAGGCGTTTCGCGACAATCCCCTGCCGATTCTGTCGCCGCTCAATAATCGGGGCGTGTTTACGGAAGAAGGCGGAGAGCGCCTCGCTGGAATGCGTTACGACAAGGCAAACGCCAAAGTGCTGGAGCTGCTCAGGGAAACCGGCGCGCTGCTGGGGCATACGCCTTACCTGCACAGTTACCCGCATTGCTGGCGCTGCCACGAGCCGGTGATTTACCGCGCGACCGAACAATGGTTTATCGCCGTGGACAAATTCCGCGAGGATGCCTTGCAGGCCATTCGCGGGGTGACGTGGATTCCCGCGCGCGGCGAGGCCCGCATCGCCAGCATGGTCGAAAGCCGCTCTGACTGGTGTATTAGCCGCCAGCGCGTGTGGGGCGTGCCGATTCCGGTATTTTACGACGACGCGACCGGCGAGATTCTCATTAATCAGGCGATTATCGCGCAGTTATACACTCTGTTTTCGCAGCACACCACGGATATCTGGTGGGAATGGACGCCCGAGCAATTGCTGGAAGGCTTATCGGACAACGATAAGGCCGCCATCGGACTAGGCAAGCGCACGCTGCGCAAAGAGATGGACATTATGGACGTCTGGTTTGACAGCGGCGTCACCCACACGGCCGTCGTCGAAGCCCGCCACGAACAACTGGGCCATCTGCCGGTTGAACTCTATCTGGAAGGCTCGGATCAGCATCGCGGCTGGTTTCAGTCGTCGCTGCTCACCTCGGTGATGCTGCACGGCATGGCGCCGTATCAGCGCGTGCTGACCCACGGCTTTGTGCTGGACGGACAAGGCCGCAAGATGAGCAAGAGTCTGGGCAATGTCATCGACCCCAATGCGCTGATCGCCCAGCACGGGGCCGACGTACTGCGTCTGTGGGTCGCCAGCGTCGATTACTCGGTCGACGTCCGGCTCGGACAGGAGACGGTCCAGCAACTCGTCGAGGTCTACAAGAAAATCCGCAATACTGTTCGCTATATGATCAGTAATCTATATGATTTCGACCCGGCGCAGCACACGGTCGCCCCTGAAGCGCTGGCACCGCTGGATCGCTATATCCTGCATCGCTTACAGGAAGTGGTCTCAGCCGTCGGCGAATCGTTCGATCAGTATGAATTCCACCGGTATTATCAGGCCTTGCAGAATTTCTGCGTGGTGGAGCTGTCGGCGCTGTATTTTGACGTCTGCAAGGACGTCCTGTACTGCGATCCGGCCAACAGTCCGCAGCGGCGCGCGATTCAGACGACGCTGATGACGCTGATGAAAACCCTTATCCCGATGCTGGCGCCGGTGACGCCGCATCTGGCGGATGACATCTGGCTGAACCTGCCCCCAGCGCAGCAAGCGGCCTTTACTCCCGGCGAGACGCCGCCGCCCAGCGTCACGATGCTGCCGTGGCCCGAAGTGCGCATGGACGCGATGGATTACGGCGTGAAAGACGCCTTCAACGCCTTTTTCAGCGTAAAAGATGTCGTGAATCTCGCGCTGGATGCGGCGCGCGCGCGCGGCGATATCAAGAGTTCGCTGGAAGCGCGGGTGGAAATCTGCGTCAGCGAAGGCGCGGATCTCATCCTCAAGCCGTTGGGCGAACTGGCTCTTCCCCCGCTGCTGCTGGTCTCGGACGCCCGCATTGTTGAGACGCCGTCTGACGAGGCCGATCTGCTGGAACGTCAGGAACGCTCAGAAATCCGTCTCTTCGGCGAAGAATCGCGCCGGATCGTGATTCAGGCGAGCGTCTATCGCGCAGTGGGCTCAAAATGCGCGCGTTGCTGGCACTTCTGCCCCTCTGTAGGCGAGATCGAAGGCCATGCCACGATTTGCCAGCGCTGTCACGAAGCCGTCAACGCCTAA
- a CDS encoding alcohol dehydrogenase catalytic domain-containing protein: MALEAPLHRPGPDRPGSRPPDLPAEMMAMRFYQPGDVRYERVPLPTPGPGELLVKIARALTCGTDVKCYRRGHPVLLKSFPSPFGHEFAGTVAALGEGVQQFALGDRVVAANSAPCESCFYCRKGKPNLCVDLDLLNGAYAQYLVIPARIVARNTLKIPAEASFEAAAFAEPLAVSLRGVALSNVAPGDRVAVIGLGPIGQLLARAAKISGAHVTALGRNALKRSLAESFAQADAVVDIAQSSDAEEIVRRYTPHGRGFDIVIEAVGLPQTWEKAFTLVRRGGLVNLFAGCPAGTILPVDARRLHYDEITVISPFHHTPAFFEKALSWIADGTIDPTPLITDRAPLREVTHALEAVEAGRAIKIAIAPNE, encoded by the coding sequence ATGGCGCTGGAAGCCCCGCTGCATCGCCCTGGGCCGGACCGGCCGGGTTCTCGCCCGCCTGACCTGCCCGCCGAGATGATGGCCATGCGCTTTTATCAGCCTGGCGATGTTCGCTATGAGCGCGTCCCCTTGCCCACTCCCGGCCCTGGCGAGTTGTTGGTGAAGATCGCGCGCGCGCTCACCTGTGGAACCGACGTGAAGTGCTATCGCCGGGGTCATCCGGTGTTGCTGAAGTCTTTTCCCTCTCCTTTTGGCCATGAGTTTGCCGGTACTGTGGCGGCGCTGGGAGAGGGCGTGCAGCAATTTGCGCTGGGCGATCGCGTGGTTGCGGCCAATTCGGCCCCCTGCGAATCGTGTTTCTATTGCCGCAAAGGCAAGCCTAATCTGTGCGTGGATCTCGATCTGCTCAATGGCGCTTACGCCCAGTATCTGGTGATTCCCGCGCGGATTGTCGCGCGCAACACGCTGAAAATTCCGGCTGAGGCCTCGTTTGAGGCGGCCGCTTTCGCAGAACCGCTGGCGGTTTCGCTTCGCGGAGTGGCCCTCTCCAATGTCGCGCCCGGCGATCGCGTGGCCGTGATTGGCTTGGGGCCCATCGGGCAATTGCTGGCGCGCGCGGCCAAAATCAGCGGGGCGCACGTGACGGCGCTGGGGCGCAATGCCCTGAAACGAAGCCTCGCCGAGAGCTTCGCTCAGGCCGACGCTGTGGTGGATATTGCCCAGAGCAGCGACGCCGAAGAAATCGTCCGACGCTATACCCCGCACGGGCGTGGATTCGATATCGTCATTGAAGCCGTCGGGCTCCCGCAGACGTGGGAAAAGGCATTCACGCTCGTTCGCCGGGGCGGTCTGGTGAATCTCTTCGCGGGTTGTCCGGCGGGAACGATTCTGCCGGTGGACGCCAGACGGCTGCATTACGATGAAATCACGGTGATTAGTCCGTTTCACCACACGCCCGCCTTTTTTGAGAAGGCCCTGAGCTGGATTGCTGACGGGACTATTGATCCCACGCCGCTCATTACGGATCGCGCGCCCCTGCGCGAGGTGACCCACGCGCTGGAAGCCGTCGAGGCCGGGCGCGCGATTAAAATCGCCATCGCCCCTAACGAGTAA
- a CDS encoding alcohol dehydrogenase catalytic domain-containing protein: MLAATVQNNGSLALSQVQNPVLPRGGALLRVIGCGLCGSDLDKWRHRKAPPGAVLGHEVVGRIEALCPEATSDFRVGDRVACAHHTPCGACHDCRNGAESMCAQFKRSNLIPGGFSQRLALSADHLRLTTFAVPDAIGDAEASCVEPMACVLRAVRRGGEAYQGRVAIIGLGFIGLMAAQVYKMRGYWVEGYDRQADRVALGLSRGWLDAGVTVDADAPLIPPAEAPVDRVFLSVVTPQTLSLSLQRARDGGALILFASPHHAGPTLDPGLLYFRELSVIPSYSPAVEDLREAAALIFNGQIDVSPLCTHSFPMSAIDEALARYQRGEAIKIFLTPPPPETPEPPAEARI; encoded by the coding sequence ATGTTGGCCGCAACGGTTCAGAATAACGGCTCTTTAGCTCTCAGTCAGGTTCAGAATCCGGTCTTGCCGCGAGGAGGCGCGTTATTACGCGTCATCGGCTGCGGCCTGTGCGGATCTGATCTGGATAAATGGCGTCACCGCAAGGCTCCTCCCGGCGCGGTGCTGGGCCATGAAGTCGTCGGTCGCATTGAAGCCCTCTGCCCAGAGGCGACAAGCGATTTTCGGGTGGGCGATCGCGTGGCCTGCGCCCATCATACGCCGTGCGGGGCCTGTCACGATTGCCGCAATGGCGCGGAATCCATGTGCGCGCAATTCAAGCGCAGTAATCTCATTCCCGGCGGATTCTCCCAGCGTCTGGCGCTGAGCGCTGATCATTTGCGGTTGACGACCTTTGCCGTCCCCGATGCGATTGGCGATGCCGAAGCCAGTTGCGTAGAACCCATGGCCTGCGTGCTGCGCGCCGTTCGCCGTGGCGGTGAGGCCTATCAGGGGCGGGTCGCTATTATCGGTCTGGGATTCATCGGTTTAATGGCAGCGCAAGTCTATAAAATGCGCGGCTACTGGGTAGAAGGCTATGATCGTCAAGCAGATCGCGTCGCTCTAGGGCTTTCGCGCGGATGGCTCGACGCCGGCGTCACGGTGGATGCGGACGCGCCCCTGATTCCGCCCGCTGAAGCGCCTGTGGATCGGGTTTTTCTGAGCGTCGTGACGCCGCAAACGCTGTCGCTCTCGTTGCAGCGCGCGCGCGATGGCGGCGCCCTGATTCTCTTTGCCAGTCCGCACCATGCGGGACCGACGCTGGATCCGGGCTTGCTGTATTTTCGCGAATTGTCGGTGATTCCCAGCTACTCGCCAGCGGTGGAAGACCTGCGGGAAGCTGCGGCGCTGATTTTTAACGGTCAGATTGACGTGTCGCCCCTCTGTACTCACTCTTTTCCGATGTCGGCGATCGATGAGGCGCTGGCGCGCTACCAGCGCGGCGAGGCGATCAAGATTTTCTTGACCCCGCCGCCGCCTGAAACGCCCGAACCCCCTGCGGAGGCGCGTATCTGA
- a CDS encoding DUF177 domain-containing protein: MLLLPVSDLLNRRDPIALDCDFPEIGEGCHLAGAITVWPNGSGFRLRGALQGEAQLICDRCLRAFSRPLAIQLDETFLVRAARRPHAEKHGEKHGDRHSDPIEEMNPEETLDERDSLDIADLARQWAVMETAGQRVCGDPTCAY; the protein is encoded by the coding sequence ATGCTCCTGCTTCCCGTCAGCGACCTGCTGAACCGGCGCGATCCCATTGCGCTGGATTGCGATTTTCCTGAGATTGGCGAGGGGTGTCATCTGGCCGGCGCCATCACCGTGTGGCCTAACGGGAGCGGGTTTCGGCTGCGCGGGGCGCTTCAGGGCGAGGCGCAATTGATTTGCGATCGCTGTCTGCGCGCGTTTTCGCGACCGCTGGCGATTCAACTGGATGAAACCTTTCTGGTGCGCGCCGCCCGTCGCCCTCATGCAGAGAAGCATGGCGAGAAACACGGCGATCGGCATAGCGACCCTATCGAAGAAATGAACCCGGAAGAAACCCTCGACGAGCGCGATTCGCTGGACATCGCCGATCTCGCCCGCCAGTGGGCGGTGATGGAAACCGCCGGACAACGGGTCTGCGGCGATCCGACGTGCGCGTATTAA
- the recO gene encoding DNA repair protein RecO, whose product MTAVIITEAICLRGYDFSESSRALHFYSPQRGLIRAAAKGMRGAKSALSGVGEKLAISHLQLRTGASLHTILQYQSVEAFPFLRSDLMALACASLLAETTHRLGGEDDVDAEPTYMALRGALYRLQAVAVGAPQTREGEAIGVLAQSLLHLLSLSGYAPALDYCVVSGEPLDWQASFYAFSPELGGVLSPDAARRETGGSRVNVSTATLRALSAPERADWQRVDATRALGFLRYYLTYRLERPLRAFTFLLSLTSAPTPASTGASLTRPSPALE is encoded by the coding sequence ATGACCGCCGTGATTATCACTGAGGCCATCTGCCTGCGCGGCTACGATTTTAGCGAATCGAGCCGGGCGCTTCATTTTTATTCGCCCCAGCGCGGGCTTATTCGCGCGGCGGCCAAAGGCATGCGCGGGGCCAAAAGCGCCTTGTCGGGCGTGGGCGAGAAGCTGGCCATCAGCCACTTGCAATTGCGAACCGGGGCCTCGCTGCATACGATTCTGCAGTATCAGAGCGTTGAGGCCTTTCCGTTTCTGCGCAGCGACTTGATGGCGCTGGCCTGCGCCAGCCTGTTGGCCGAAACCACGCACCGCCTCGGCGGAGAAGACGATGTGGATGCAGAGCCCACGTATATGGCGCTGCGCGGGGCCTTGTACCGCTTGCAGGCCGTTGCCGTCGGCGCGCCGCAAACGCGCGAAGGCGAGGCCATTGGCGTCCTGGCGCAATCGCTGCTGCACTTGCTGTCGCTGAGCGGCTACGCCCCCGCGCTGGATTATTGCGTCGTCAGCGGCGAGCCGCTGGACTGGCAGGCGTCGTTCTATGCGTTTTCGCCCGAACTGGGCGGCGTTCTGAGCCCGGATGCGGCCCGGCGCGAAACGGGCGGCAGTCGCGTCAATGTCTCGACCGCCACGCTGCGCGCGCTGAGCGCCCCGGAGCGCGCGGACTGGCAGCGCGTGGACGCAACCCGCGCGCTGGGCTTTCTGCGGTATTACCTGACGTATCGATTGGAGCGCCCATTGCGGGCCTTCACGTTTTTATTGTCGCTGACATCCGCCCCCACGCCAGCATCGACCGGCGCCTCTTTAACGCGACCCTCGCCTGCGTTAGAATAG